The genomic interval ACGGCTGGCTGCTCGAGCAGTTCATGGCGACCAGCGGCCAGGAGTACTGCAACAACGGCAACGGCCGCACCGGCCGCGCGACGAGCGTCAACCTCGCCTCTGACACCGACCTCGCGGTCGTCTCGTGGTGGCAGAAGATGGTCAAGGACGGCCTGGCCGCCAACACCGGCCGCGACACCAAGGCTGCCCAGGCGGCGTTCAAGTCGGGCCAGGTCGCGATGAACCTCGAGTCCACCGGCCAGCTCGGCGGCTACAGCCAGGCCGCCAAGGCGGGCGGCTGGGAGCTCGGCGCGACCAACTACCCGCACGTCAAGGCCGGCGAGACCGGCGGCCCGATCATCGGCGGTGCCTCCCTGTGGATCAACGGCGTCAACCACAAGGACGCCAACAAGGAGGCCGCCTGGCAGTTCGTGAAGTTCCTCAGCAGCCCCAAGAGCCAGGCCACCTGGCACACGGGCACCGGGTACTTCCCCAACTCCAAGGGTGCGCTGAACCAGCCGGTCGACGTCGAGTACCGCAAGGCCAACCCGCTGTTCGACGTCGCGGTGCAGCAGCTCGACTCCACCAAGCTGACCACGGCCACCCAGGGCTGCCTGCTCGGGGTCATGCCGCAGGCCCGCAAGGCCTCCGAGGACGGCCTGGAGTCCGCCCTCAACGGCGCCGACCCCAAGGCGGCCATGACCAAGGCCGCGGACGCGGTCGCGGCGCAGGCCAAGACGTACAACGACTCCACGAAGTGACCGGCACCTGACCGGTCGCCCCCCGGGGTGACCGGTCAGGAACCGTCCCGCTGCGGCGGGCGCAGGGCCCACGCGGCCACCGCGCCCGCCGCAGCCACGTTCAGGGAGTCCACTCCCCCGGCCATCGGGATCGTCACGGTGAGGTCGGCGGCCGCGAGCGTGTGGTGCGACAGCCCGTCGCCCTCGGTGCCCAGGACCAGGGCGAGGCGCTCGGGCGGGTTGGCTGCCAGCTCGTCGAGGGACACCGCGTCGTCGGCGAGGGCGAGCGTGGCCACGGTGAAGCCCTGCCCCTGCAGGTCGGCGATGGCAGCCGGCCACGGCTCGATCCGCGTCCACGGCACCTGGAAGACCGTGCCCATCGAGACACGGATCGACCTGCGGTACAACGGGTCCGCGCACCGTGGGGTGACCAGGACGGCGTCCACGCCCAGGGCGGC from Phycicoccus sp. M110.8 carries:
- a CDS encoding ABC transporter substrate-binding protein — protein: MLRSKTATTRPRGLRYAVPAGVLATSLVLAACGGGDGSSSDGAGAPKADVLKDAKGVTTVSFWHAMDGKNAEVLTQLVKEFNDQNKGKIEVKATYAGKYDDAITKYKAAIQSKSTPDVIQIYDIGTQFMIDAKQTVPMQSFIDRDKLDVSDLQPNITGYYSVDKKLNSMPFNTSMPLLYINKSLFTKAGLDPNKPPTSLDEIRTAAEKLSKKNGGPADYGFGAAIYGWLLEQFMATSGQEYCNNGNGRTGRATSVNLASDTDLAVVSWWQKMVKDGLAANTGRDTKAAQAAFKSGQVAMNLESTGQLGGYSQAAKAGGWELGATNYPHVKAGETGGPIIGGASLWINGVNHKDANKEAAWQFVKFLSSPKSQATWHTGTGYFPNSKGALNQPVDVEYRKANPLFDVAVQQLDSTKLTTATQGCLLGVMPQARKASEDGLESALNGADPKAAMTKAADAVAAQAKTYNDSTK